In Ovis canadensis isolate MfBH-ARS-UI-01 breed Bighorn chromosome 11, ARS-UI_OviCan_v2, whole genome shotgun sequence, one genomic interval encodes:
- the TMEM95 gene encoding sperm-egg fusion protein TMEM95 isoform X1, translated as MPSQPRWGQPSLQQPPAGLMWTLALGGIFLAAVEACVFCRFPDRELSGRLARLCSQMEVQWKDCEVSWTFSAFALDDASLNKITEKTHRVLRVVEIKGSLYSLPSYWQWLQKTKLLEYNREALCPPACRGSTILYNCSTCQGFEVYCWPRKRCFPGSHDLWEARILLLFVCGTALLLGVPSLAVEYNHFRAKS; from the exons ATGCCTTCCCAGCCTAGGTGGGGCCAGCCCTCCCTCCAGCAGCCCCCAGCAGGCCTCATGTGGACACTGGCActaggtgggatcttcctggcagcTGTTGAGGCTTGTGTCTTCTGCCGCTTCCCAGACCGTGAGTTGTCGGGCCGCCTGGCTCGGCTCTGCAGCCAGATGGAGGTCCAGTGGAAGGACTGTGAGGTCTCCTGGACATTCTCGGCCTTTGCCTTAG ATGATGCATCCTTGAACAAAATCACAGAGAAGACTCACAGAGTCCTGAGAGTCGTGG AGATCAAAGGGTCTCTCTACTCACTCCCTTCATATTGGCAATGGCTTCAAAAGACCAAGCTCCTGGAGTACAACAGAGAAG CTCTCTGCCCTCCCGCCTGCC GGGGCAGCACCATCCTGTACAACTGTTCCACCTGCCAGGGTTTCGAGGTGTACTGTTGGCCCCGAAAGCGCTGCTTCCCAG GAAGTCACGATCTTTGGGAAGCTCGGATCCTGCTCCTCTTTGTGTGCGGAACTGCCCTGCTCCTGGGTGTTCCGAGCCTCGCGGTGGA GTACAACCACTTCCGAGCAAAAAGTTGA
- the KCTD11 gene encoding BTB/POZ domain-containing protein KCTD11 → MLGAMFRAGTPMTPKLNPEGGGHYFIDRDGKAFRHILNFLRLGRLDLPLGYGETALLRAEADFYQIRPLLDALRELEASRGTPAHTAALLHADVDSSPRLVHFSARRGPHHYELSSVQVDTFRANLFCTDPECLGALRARFGVTNEDRAEGGPHFRLEWAPRPAELPEVEYRRLGLQPLWTGAPGEPREVVGTPSFLEEVLRVALEHGFRLDSVFPDPEDLLNSRSLRFVRH, encoded by the coding sequence ATGCTGGGGGCTATGTTTAGGGCTGGTACCCCCATGACCCCCAAACTCAATCCCGAGGGAGGTGGCCACTACTTCATCGATCGAGATGGCAAGGCCTTCCGGCACATCCTCAATTTCCTCCGGCTGGGCCGCCTAGACCTGCCCCTTGGATATGGGGAGACAGCGCTTCTCAGGGCAGAGGCAGACTTTTACCAGATCCGACCCCTCCTGGATGCCCTGCGGGAACTGGAGGCCTCTCGGGGGACCCCAGCTCACACAGCCGCCCTGCTCCACGCAGATGTAGATAGCAGCCCCCGCCTGGTGCACTTCTCTGCTCGTCGAGGCCCACACCACTATGAGCTGAGTTCTGTCCAGGTGGACACCTTCCGGGCCAATCTCTTCTGCACCGATCCTGAGTGTCTGGGTGCCCTGCGGGCCCGATTTGGTGTGACCAATGAGGACAGGGCAGAGGGAGGCCCACACTTCCGTCTGGAATGGGCCCCCCGCCCCGCGGAACTCCCCGAAGTGGAGTACCGCAGACTGGGGCTGCAGCCACTGTGGACCGGGGCACCAGGAGAGCCACGGGAGGTGGTGGGCACAcccagcttcctggaggaggtgctgCGGGTGGCTCTGGAGCATGGCTTCCGTCTCGACTCTGTCTTCCCTGATCCTGAAGACCTCCTCAACTCCCGATCTCTACGCTTTGTTCGGCACTAG
- the TMEM95 gene encoding sperm-egg fusion protein TMEM95 isoform X2, which translates to MPSQPRWGQPSLQQPPAGLMWTLALGGIFLAAVEACVFCRFPDRELSGRLARLCSQMEVQWKDCEVSWTFSAFALDDASLNKITEKTHRVLRVVEIKGSLYSLPSYWQWLQKTKLLEYNREALLSPAGGSTILYNCSTCQGFEVYCWPRKRCFPGSHDLWEARILLLFVCGTALLLGVPSLAVEYNHFRAKS; encoded by the exons ATGCCTTCCCAGCCTAGGTGGGGCCAGCCCTCCCTCCAGCAGCCCCCAGCAGGCCTCATGTGGACACTGGCActaggtgggatcttcctggcagcTGTTGAGGCTTGTGTCTTCTGCCGCTTCCCAGACCGTGAGTTGTCGGGCCGCCTGGCTCGGCTCTGCAGCCAGATGGAGGTCCAGTGGAAGGACTGTGAGGTCTCCTGGACATTCTCGGCCTTTGCCTTAG ATGATGCATCCTTGAACAAAATCACAGAGAAGACTCACAGAGTCCTGAGAGTCGTGG AGATCAAAGGGTCTCTCTACTCACTCCCTTCATATTGGCAATGGCTTCAAAAGACCAAGCTCCTGGAGTACAACAGAGAAG CCCTACTGTCTCCTGCAGGGGGCAGCACCATCCTGTACAACTGTTCCACCTGCCAGGGTTTCGAGGTGTACTGTTGGCCCCGAAAGCGCTGCTTCCCAG GAAGTCACGATCTTTGGGAAGCTCGGATCCTGCTCCTCTTTGTGTGCGGAACTGCCCTGCTCCTGGGTGTTCCGAGCCTCGCGGTGGA GTACAACCACTTCCGAGCAAAAAGTTGA
- the ACAP1 gene encoding arf-GAP with coiled-coil, ANK repeat and PH domain-containing protein 1, translating into MTVKLDFEECLKDSPRFRASVELVEAEVSELETRLEKLLKLGNGLLESGRNYLAASRAFIVGICDLAHLGPPEPMMAECLDKFTQSLSHKLDSHAELLDATQQTLQRQIQTLVKEGLRSFREAGRDFWRGAESLEAALTHNAEVPRRRAQEAEEAGAALKVARAGYRGRALDYALQINVIEDKRKFDIMEFVLRLVEAQATHFQQGHEELSQLAQYRKELSGQLHQLVLNSAREKRDMEQRHVLLKQKELGGEEPEPSLREGPGGLVMEGHLFKRASNAFKTWSRRWFTIQSNQLVYQKRYKDPVTVVVDDLRLCTVKLCPDSERRFCFEVVSPSKSCLLQADSERLMQLWVSAVQSSIATAFSQARLDDSPRGLGQGSGHLAISSAATLGPGGLTRGREPGGVGHVAAQVQSVDGNAQCCDCREPAPEWASINLGVTLCIQCSGIHRSLGVHFSKVRSLTLDSWEPELVKLMCELGNVVINQIYEARVEAMAVKKPGPRCSRQEKEAWIHAKYVEKKFLTKFPEIRGRRGGRGPPRGHPPVPPKPGRIRPKPGSFSSKPEPPSEDLESLHPGALLFRAAGHPPSLPTMADALAHGADVNWVNGGQENATPLIQATAANSLLACEFLLQNGANVNQVDNQGRGPLHHATILGHTGLACLFLKRGADLGVRDSEGRDPLTIAVETANADIVTLLRLAKMREADAAQGQAGDETYLDIFRDFSLMASDDPEKLSRRSQDLHTL; encoded by the exons CTCCTCAAACTGGGGAATGGCCTCCTGGAAAGTGGGCGGAACTACCTTGCTGCCAGCCGGGCCTTCATTGTGGGCATTTGTGATCTCGCCCACCTGGGACCACCTGAGCCCATGATGGCG GAGTGTCTGGACAAATTTACTCAGAGCCTGAGCCACAAGCTGGACAGCCATGCT GAGCTTCTGGACGCCACCCAGCAAACACTGCAGCGGCAAATTCAGACCTTGGTCAAGGA AGGTCTCCGGAGCTTCCGAGAGGCTGGCCGGGATTTCTGGCGGGGGGCCGAGAGCCTGGAGGCTGCTCTTACCCACAATGCAGAGGTTCCCAGGCGCCGGGCCCAGGAGGCAGAAGAGGCTGGAGCTGCTTTGAAGGTTGCTCGAGCTGGGTACCGGGGCCGGGCCCTGGACTATGCCCTGCAG ATCAATgtgattgaggacaagaggaagtTTGACATCATGGAGTTT GTGCTGCGTTTGGTGGAGGCCCAGGCTACCCACTTCCAGCAGGGCCACGAAGAGCTGAGCCAGCTGGCCCAGTATCGTAAGGAGCTGAGTGGCCAG TTACACCAGCTGGTCCTGAATTCAGCCCGTGAGAAGAGGGACATGGAGCAGAGACATGTGCTGCTAAAACAGAAG GAGCTGGGTGGGGAGGAGCCAGAGCCAAGCCTaagggaggggcctggtggctTGGTCATGGAAGGACATCTCTTCAAAAGGGCCAGCAATGCATTTAAGACCTGGAGCAG ACGCTGGTTCACTATTCAGAGCAACCAACTGGTCTATCAGAAGAGGTACAAG GACCCTGTGACTGTGGTGGTGGATGACCTTCGTCTCTGCACAGTGAAGCTCTGTCCTGACTCAGAAAGACGGTTCTGCTTTGAGGTCGTGTCCCCCAGCAA GTCCTGCCTCCTGCAGGCTGACTCAGAGCGCCTCATGCAGCTGTGGGTCAGCGCCGTGCAGAGCAGCATCGCCACAGCCTTCAGCCAGGCTCGACTTGATGACAGCCCCCGGGGTCTAGGCCAG GGCTCGGGACACCTGGCCATAAGCTCCGCTGCCACCCTGGGCCCTGGCGGGTTGACCAGGGgaagggagcctggtggagtgGGACATGTGGCAGCCCAGGTGCAGAGCGTGGACGGCAATGCCCAGTGCTGTGACTGCCGGGAGCCCGCCCCCGAGTGGGCCAGCATCAACCTTGGCGTCACCCTCTGCATTCAGTGCTCTGGCATTCACAG GAGCCTTGGAGTTCATTTCTCCAAAGTCCGGTCTCTGACCCTTGACTCATGGGAGCCAGAACTCGTGAAG CTCATGTGTGAGCTGGGAAATGTCGTCATAAACCAGATCTATGAAGCCCGAGTTGAGGCCATGGCTGTGAAGAAGCCAGGACCCCGCTGCTCCCG GCAAGAGAAGGAGGCCTGGATTCATGCTAAATACGTGGAGAAGAAGTTCCTGACCAAGTTTCCCGAGATTCGAGGGCGAAGAGGTGGCCGGGGGCCCCCCAGGGGACATCCTCCTGTGCCCCCAAAGCCGGGGCGTATCAGGCCCAAGCCGGGGAGCTTCAGCTCTAAGCCAG AGCCCCCCTCTGAGGACCTGGAGAGCCTGCACCCCGGGGCCCTGCTCTTTCGAGCTGCTGGGCACCCTCCATCCCTTCCTACCATGGCTGATGCCCTTGCCCATGGAGCCGATGTCAACTGGGTCAACGGGGGTCAGGAGAATGCCACACCACTGATCCAGGCCACAGCTGCT AATTCTCTTCTGGCCTGTGAGTTTCTCCTCCAGAACGGGGCAAACGTGAACCAGGTGGACAATCAAGGCCGGGGCCCGCTCCACCACGCGACCATTCTTGGCCACACGGG GCTGGCCTGCCTGTTTCTGAAACGGGGGGCCGATCTGGGAGTTCGAGACTCTGAAGGCAGAGACCCCCTGACCATCGCCGTGGAAACAGCCAACGCTGACATCGTCACTCT GCTACGATTGGCAAAAATGCGGGAGGCCGACGCGGCCCAGGGCCAGGCTG gAGACGAGACATATCTTGACATCTTCCGTGATTTCTCCCTCATGGCATCCGACGACCCGGAGAAGCTGAGCCGGCGTAGTCAGGACCTCCACACGCTTTGA